From one Gallionella capsiferriformans ES-2 genomic stretch:
- a CDS encoding tautomerase family protein, whose product MPYVNVQITKGATKSQKAEIVKGITNSLVRVLGKKPEHTHIVIQEIEEQDWGFAGLLTDEWKKQQSA is encoded by the coding sequence ATGCCTTACGTTAATGTTCAAATCACCAAGGGTGCAACCAAAAGTCAGAAGGCTGAGATTGTTAAAGGCATCACGAATTCTTTGGTACGAGTGCTTGGAAAAAAACCTGAACACACCCATATCGTAATTCAAGAAATTGAAGAACAGGACTGGGGCTTTGCTGGATTGCTGACGGATGAATGGAAAAAGCAACAGAGTGCTTAG
- the tnpC gene encoding IS66 family transposase, whose protein sequence is MNSLDKTDHSVTSQSRDDEIARLTELVQSLNSTLKTQDIKIQALIQEVAYLRRMRYGVKNEAMSAEQRSLFEDDVVQDIAAVEAELPATTAAPRARSGRQTLPEHLERVVVRHEPDSCTCSACQSDLVKIGEDVSEQLDIEPARFFVIRHIRPQYACRKCETITAAPVAPAVIDGSLAAPGLLTWVATSKYLDHLPLYRLEQIAARQQVNLSRSTMSEWIGRMGFALQPLADRLSELLRQRQVLHADETPVKQLDPGAGKTKRAYLWSYRSNDLDEGPPIVVFDYQCSRSGQHARDFLHGWQGSLMVDDYGGYKKMFAADAQFAVTELGCWAHARRKFFDLQVSGAHPQAAEALRRIAQLYAVEAEAREMDHAARGEHRLLNSLPILVDMHDWLIRLRIATADGSGLARAIDYSLHRWPSLIRYAQTGNLPIDNNPVENAIRPIALGKKNWLFAGSERTGKRAAAIQSLFATAKLNGIEPSAWLKDTLEKLPVWTMRRIDELLPIKPTA, encoded by the coding sequence ATGAATTCACTGGATAAAACCGATCATTCTGTCACTTCTCAGTCTCGCGATGACGAGATTGCCCGTCTCACCGAACTTGTTCAGTCGCTGAATTCAACGCTCAAAACACAAGATATCAAGATTCAGGCACTGATCCAGGAGGTGGCTTATCTGCGCCGCATGCGGTATGGCGTCAAGAACGAAGCGATGAGCGCAGAACAGCGCTCATTGTTCGAGGATGATGTGGTTCAGGATATCGCCGCCGTTGAAGCCGAGCTACCGGCAACGACTGCAGCACCGAGAGCGCGTTCCGGTCGCCAGACCTTGCCCGAACATCTGGAGCGTGTCGTTGTGCGCCACGAACCGGATTCCTGCACCTGTTCCGCCTGCCAGTCCGATCTGGTCAAGATCGGCGAAGATGTCAGCGAACAACTGGACATCGAACCGGCGCGCTTCTTTGTGATTCGCCATATTCGCCCGCAGTATGCCTGCCGCAAGTGCGAAACCATCACCGCAGCACCCGTGGCGCCTGCGGTAATCGACGGCTCGTTGGCCGCGCCCGGTTTGCTGACCTGGGTTGCCACTAGCAAATATCTGGATCATCTGCCGCTGTACAGGCTGGAACAGATCGCCGCCCGGCAACAAGTCAATCTGTCGCGCAGCACCATGAGCGAATGGATCGGTCGCATGGGCTTTGCCCTGCAACCGCTTGCAGACAGGCTATCTGAACTGCTCAGGCAACGGCAGGTACTGCATGCCGACGAAACACCGGTGAAACAACTGGATCCGGGAGCAGGCAAGACCAAGCGTGCTTATCTGTGGAGCTACCGGAGTAACGATCTGGATGAGGGACCTCCGATCGTGGTGTTCGATTACCAGTGCAGCCGATCCGGTCAGCATGCGCGAGACTTTCTGCATGGCTGGCAAGGAAGTCTCATGGTCGACGACTACGGCGGCTACAAGAAGATGTTTGCCGCCGATGCACAATTTGCTGTTACCGAGCTTGGCTGCTGGGCGCATGCCCGGCGCAAATTCTTCGACCTTCAGGTCAGTGGCGCACATCCACAGGCGGCGGAAGCGTTGCGGCGTATTGCCCAACTTTACGCTGTTGAAGCAGAGGCTCGCGAAATGGACCATGCGGCCCGTGGAGAACACCGCCTACTAAACAGTCTGCCGATACTGGTGGACATGCACGACTGGCTGATCCGCTTACGTATCGCAACGGCTGACGGCAGCGGACTGGCCCGTGCGATCGACTACAGCCTGCATCGTTGGCCCAGCCTGATTCGCTATGCACAGACCGGCAATCTACCCATCGATAATAACCCGGTGGAAAATGCGATCCGCCCGATTGCACTGGGTAAGAAGAACTGGTTATTTGCAGGAAGTGAACGTACGGGCAAACGGGCTGCTGCAATTCAAAGCTTGTTCGCTACCGCCAAGCTCAATGGCATTGAACCGTCCGCCTGGCTGAAAGACACACTGGAAAAACTCCCCGTCTGGACTATGCGCCGCATCGACGAATTGCTGCCTATCAAACCGACTGCATAA
- a CDS encoding tyrosine-type recombinase/integrase: MSLWPTLFTFAESRASKTANTIRNELAAISHLRVWEQLEKRNLLEELGEQRFPTEGDIMSLRDHCHRDSLDLKRYMNRVTYLSGKSIDIVAPIQVASLQSVVKSHAYNRITVIAKYLYFCAVTMLRVRPNAGELNNRAKEMREALLAQRPKGKTSRSGLAIHPSPQYFDEFMSVVAEDSPDNPFKSREVRLRNFVMFKTLYETGMRSGELLSLYVGDATYDDQGDPIIRIIDRRDDPNDPRMNPPQVKTLERDIPISQGLYDKIQEYITSVRYGTPNARKRPFLFVNHRNDEFQGFPMSDKNFQHELKRGVVVRPDRFKDIRRHGFRHNFNVRLTDQLDLYSIQVKLLTDQQRLDIRKDMNGHDGDKSGEVYERNATRAMTKKAMRQFQDKQSSVLKEALAQAKGMVGDDEN, encoded by the coding sequence ATGAGCCTTTGGCCTACCCTGTTTACGTTTGCGGAATCAAGGGCAAGTAAAACCGCGAATACAATTCGCAATGAGTTGGCGGCAATTTCGCATCTTCGTGTTTGGGAGCAACTGGAAAAGCGCAACTTACTGGAGGAGCTAGGCGAGCAGCGATTTCCTACCGAAGGGGATATTATGAGTCTTAGGGATCACTGTCATCGGGACTCTCTTGACCTAAAACGCTACATGAATAGGGTAACGTACCTGTCTGGCAAGTCGATAGATATTGTTGCGCCAATCCAGGTGGCCTCTCTGCAGAGTGTCGTAAAGAGTCATGCCTACAACCGGATTACCGTGATTGCAAAGTACTTGTACTTCTGTGCAGTGACGATGTTGCGGGTTCGCCCAAACGCAGGAGAACTCAACAATCGTGCCAAGGAAATGCGCGAGGCACTACTGGCGCAACGGCCAAAAGGTAAGACAAGTCGCTCTGGGCTAGCAATTCATCCATCTCCGCAATACTTTGATGAGTTCATGTCGGTCGTTGCTGAAGATTCACCAGACAACCCGTTTAAGTCGCGAGAAGTTCGACTCAGGAATTTTGTGATGTTCAAAACGCTCTATGAGACAGGGATGCGGTCTGGAGAACTGCTATCGCTGTATGTCGGTGACGCGACATATGACGACCAAGGTGATCCAATTATCCGAATCATCGATAGGCGGGATGACCCAAATGATCCACGCATGAACCCGCCTCAGGTAAAGACCCTGGAAAGGGATATTCCGATCAGCCAAGGGCTCTACGACAAAATTCAGGAATACATCACGTCGGTTCGGTATGGCACGCCTAACGCCAGGAAACGCCCATTCCTGTTCGTCAATCATAGAAATGACGAATTCCAAGGTTTTCCTATGTCGGACAAAAACTTCCAGCATGAATTAAAGAGGGGTGTGGTTGTTCGTCCAGACAGATTCAAGGATATACGGCGCCACGGGTTTCGTCACAACTTCAATGTTCGACTCACTGACCAGTTGGATCTTTATTCGATTCAAGTAAAACTGCTCACTGACCAGCAGAGGCTCGATATTCGCAAGGACATGAACGGCCACGATGGTGACAAGTCTGGGGAGGTCTACGAGAGAAACGCGACACGCGCTATGACAAAGAAGGCGATGCGGCAGTTCCAGGATAAGCAGTCCTCAGTACTGAAAGAGGCTCTGGCACAAGCGAAAGGGATGGTTGGGGATGACGAAAACTAA
- a CDS encoding AAA family ATPase, with amino-acid sequence MNNVAKSEARVYHVGTPVQVGKRVRNGGRYAAVSVINRNGSIRSSPSPYPLIVRFPDTDIELVAPGTVWLVDGPEFITSYVHNGDRRYERTITATTVTFVKPTGQTLARWLKENIAGIGDILSNRLVRNKHLAKWVEKRDRESLLAIHGMSDSTVDALLENWPSSELFRVIAFLDEHGIPAGISKSILKALGEDALPLLQGNPFMLLGLGVSFKKVDVIAARMGFTIDDPEYIGGVAAHVAFVHSEETGSTVIDVATLHRRAELLTQCSMPKDLGDISVGQKLMVKCGKAVYQSYGCALMEHEVADFLVKALFRSPGSGAGQARWETQIDRRTVEEALQQYEAHFLDFQLLPEQREAVIGAVLAPVCGISGGAGTGKTTILRAVLGCYESLASELPSYQVAVAGRAAQRIAESTGKPAQTIAKLIAEHTGEGKPELPDYLLLIVDESSMLDLLSMYRLVRLLPYAVRIIFVGDSMQILPVGKGLVFHALQSSSVPFFELKQVMRQDEQSGIHRFATDLRNSFVKLPPAAVSRLVDSADCSLVESNDPDQLAELWLQAGGIGAGIVLCPVRSGPLGVDNINVTLQRKVGLERAQLLYQDRERGCLPWITSDGMQLLKGDPVLVTQNNYDDDADVRNGDLGILEDVADVLTDTERFGVIRMGDGRKIDVNLDLLGKLSLGYAVTIHKSQGSQWPTCFIALPRNASRMIDLSLLYTAVTRALKRVVLFGEPRLIEIGIARGPASLERATTLALRIRHLTNLAENC; translated from the coding sequence ATGAACAATGTTGCCAAATCCGAGGCAAGGGTCTACCACGTTGGTACTCCAGTACAGGTAGGCAAGCGAGTACGTAATGGCGGACGTTATGCGGCGGTCTCGGTCATCAACCGTAACGGCTCTATTCGCTCTTCCCCTTCGCCCTATCCTCTGATCGTAAGGTTTCCTGATACTGACATAGAACTTGTTGCGCCAGGGACTGTTTGGCTTGTGGATGGGCCGGAATTCATTACCAGTTATGTACACAACGGTGACCGGCGCTACGAAAGAACCATCACGGCCACTACAGTGACATTCGTCAAGCCAACGGGCCAAACCTTGGCGCGTTGGCTCAAAGAAAACATCGCTGGAATCGGCGATATTCTATCCAATCGCCTCGTCCGGAACAAACACTTGGCAAAGTGGGTTGAGAAAAGGGATCGAGAATCACTGCTGGCCATTCATGGAATGTCTGATTCGACAGTAGATGCACTCTTGGAAAACTGGCCGTCAAGTGAATTGTTCAGGGTCATCGCGTTTCTTGACGAGCACGGAATTCCTGCTGGTATCAGCAAGTCGATCCTAAAAGCTTTGGGCGAGGACGCCTTGCCTTTACTCCAAGGCAATCCGTTCATGCTGCTTGGTCTTGGGGTTTCCTTCAAAAAGGTGGATGTGATTGCCGCAAGAATGGGCTTCACCATCGACGATCCAGAATATATCGGGGGTGTTGCCGCACATGTAGCCTTTGTGCATTCCGAGGAGACCGGTTCAACGGTTATTGATGTGGCAACATTACATCGTCGGGCAGAGCTCTTGACCCAATGCTCAATGCCCAAGGATCTCGGTGACATTTCAGTAGGTCAGAAGCTTATGGTTAAGTGTGGCAAGGCAGTCTATCAAAGCTACGGCTGTGCCTTGATGGAACACGAAGTGGCAGATTTTCTGGTCAAGGCATTGTTCAGATCGCCAGGGAGCGGTGCTGGTCAAGCGAGGTGGGAAACTCAAATTGACCGCAGGACAGTTGAGGAAGCGCTGCAGCAATATGAAGCGCACTTCCTCGACTTCCAGCTTCTGCCAGAGCAACGGGAAGCCGTCATTGGCGCAGTGCTGGCGCCAGTGTGTGGCATCAGCGGTGGTGCTGGCACGGGAAAAACAACCATCCTTCGGGCAGTTCTAGGATGCTATGAGTCGCTGGCATCGGAACTTCCCTCGTATCAGGTTGCTGTTGCTGGTCGGGCTGCCCAGAGGATAGCCGAGAGTACCGGGAAACCTGCGCAGACCATTGCCAAGCTTATTGCCGAACACACGGGCGAAGGCAAGCCGGAGCTGCCTGATTATTTGTTGTTGATCGTTGACGAGTCGTCGATGCTTGACCTACTCAGCATGTATAGGCTGGTTCGCTTACTGCCATATGCAGTAAGAATAATATTTGTTGGTGATTCCATGCAGATACTGCCAGTTGGCAAGGGGTTGGTTTTCCACGCGTTGCAAAGCTCCAGTGTACCGTTCTTTGAGCTTAAGCAGGTAATGCGGCAGGATGAACAAAGTGGAATTCACCGCTTTGCAACCGACCTGAGAAACAGTTTTGTGAAACTCCCTCCGGCTGCAGTCAGTCGCTTGGTGGACAGCGCTGACTGCTCATTGGTTGAATCAAACGATCCGGATCAACTAGCTGAACTATGGCTGCAAGCGGGGGGCATTGGAGCTGGGATCGTGTTGTGTCCGGTCAGGTCGGGCCCACTCGGAGTCGATAACATCAACGTTACGTTGCAGCGCAAAGTAGGACTTGAAAGGGCGCAGTTGTTGTACCAAGACCGCGAGAGAGGGTGCCTGCCGTGGATCACTTCTGATGGCATGCAACTGCTCAAAGGCGATCCGGTACTCGTTACCCAGAATAACTATGACGATGATGCTGATGTTCGAAACGGTGACTTGGGAATTCTGGAAGACGTGGCAGATGTCTTGACGGATACGGAGCGTTTCGGAGTCATCAGGATGGGCGACGGCAGAAAAATTGACGTGAATCTAGATTTGCTGGGGAAGTTGAGTCTGGGCTATGCTGTAACCATACATAAAAGTCAGGGCAGCCAGTGGCCCACATGTTTCATTGCGCTGCCGAGAAACGCTTCAAGGATGATAGACCTGTCCCTGCTCTACACAGCAGTTACTAGGGCGCTGAAGCGCGTTGTTCTATTTGGGGAGCCTCGCTTGATCGAAATTGGGATAGCAAGGGGACCGGCCAGTCTTGAACGGGCGACGACTTTGGCTTTACGAATTAGGCATCTAACCAATCTGGCCGAAAATTGTTAA
- a CDS encoding protein adenylyltransferase SelO — MIKFTFDNRFVSELPGDQSGSPHSRQTPDVCWAAVNPTPTAQPVLLAYSNAAACLLNLSHEDVHSAEFLQAFSGNQLLPGMRPFAACYGGHQFGHWAGQLGDGRAISLGEVINLQGERWELQLKGAGMTPYSRRADGRAVLRSSLREFLCSEAMHHLGIPTTRALSLIGTGDDVMRDMFYDGHPNDEPGAIVCRIAPSFIRFGNFELLAARGEHELLRRLVDFTIDRDFQEISKEPDDYLSDWFSLVCERTAKLVVEWLRVGFVHGVMNTDNMSILGLTLDYGPYGWIDNFDPGWTPNTTDSEWRRYCLSQQPPVARWNLERLADALSTIKGARSLRERGLKHFDATLQTSMTSMLAGKFGWLVWCDTDAELVETIFDLMQTAQVDMTQFFRALANIEQEAPDLAVLRSAFYQEALYHNHSTLFNDWLQRYAARLCLQQESDDTRRKRMNLVNPRFILRNYLAQQAIEAAMQNDMSFLERLMQAGQRPYDEEIDADLVALRPDWALNKPGCSMLSCSS, encoded by the coding sequence ATGATCAAATTTACCTTCGATAACCGCTTCGTCAGCGAATTACCGGGCGATCAAAGCGGCTCTCCCCACTCACGCCAGACACCTGACGTCTGCTGGGCGGCTGTCAATCCGACACCGACGGCCCAGCCTGTCCTGCTGGCTTATTCGAACGCGGCAGCCTGCCTGCTCAATCTCAGCCATGAGGATGTGCATTCGGCAGAATTTCTGCAGGCCTTTAGCGGCAATCAGTTATTGCCGGGAATGCGCCCTTTTGCCGCCTGCTACGGCGGACACCAGTTCGGCCATTGGGCCGGACAATTGGGCGATGGACGTGCGATTTCGCTGGGTGAGGTGATCAACCTGCAAGGTGAGCGATGGGAACTCCAACTCAAGGGTGCCGGCATGACGCCGTACTCCCGTCGCGCCGACGGACGTGCCGTGCTGCGCTCTTCACTGCGCGAATTTTTGTGCAGCGAAGCCATGCACCATCTGGGCATCCCCACGACACGCGCACTGAGTCTGATCGGCACGGGCGACGATGTGATGCGGGATATGTTCTACGACGGGCACCCGAATGATGAACCCGGCGCCATCGTCTGTCGCATCGCCCCCTCCTTCATCCGCTTCGGTAATTTCGAACTGCTGGCGGCGCGCGGCGAGCACGAGTTACTCAGACGTCTGGTTGATTTCACCATCGACCGCGACTTTCAAGAGATCAGCAAAGAACCGGACGACTATTTGTCCGACTGGTTCAGTCTGGTGTGCGAGCGAACAGCCAAGCTGGTGGTGGAATGGCTCAGAGTTGGCTTCGTACATGGCGTGATGAACACCGACAATATGTCCATTCTCGGTCTGACCCTCGATTACGGCCCCTACGGCTGGATAGACAACTTCGACCCCGGCTGGACGCCCAACACCACGGACAGCGAATGGCGGCGCTATTGCCTGTCGCAGCAACCCCCCGTGGCACGCTGGAATCTCGAACGACTGGCCGATGCGCTCTCGACCATCAAAGGCGCACGTTCACTGCGCGAGCGTGGACTGAAGCATTTTGATGCCACCCTGCAAACGAGCATGACGAGCATGCTCGCCGGAAAATTCGGCTGGCTTGTCTGGTGCGATACCGATGCCGAACTGGTTGAAACTATTTTTGACCTGATGCAAACGGCCCAAGTTGATATGACCCAATTTTTCCGCGCACTGGCGAACATTGAACAGGAAGCGCCCGATCTTGCCGTGTTACGCAGCGCGTTTTATCAGGAAGCGCTCTATCACAATCACAGCACGCTGTTTAACGACTGGCTCCAACGCTACGCTGCGCGCCTTTGCCTGCAACAGGAATCCGATGACACACGCCGCAAGCGAATGAACCTAGTCAATCCGCGTTTTATTTTGCGCAACTATCTCGCCCAGCAAGCCATTGAGGCTGCGATGCAAAATGACATGAGCTTCCTAGAACGGCTGATGCAGGCAGGCCAGCGCCCTTATGACGAGGAGATAGATGCAGATCTTGTCGCACTAAGACCTGACTGGGCGCTCAACAAGCCCGGCTGTTCAATGCTCTCTTGCAGTTCCTGA
- a CDS encoding site-specific integrase — protein sequence MTKTKLHAASSSALLLQTSSAGYEFDENSNIWMLDGSISIKLSFLSELEVEERTSEGFRKSLSRFAQELSSGYCDSIINRAKKFFRVTGSKDFSAEALSSFRSKLDDEHLWELGALRSFLESWYEWQFSGITRKEIEYLDGLRIKGCVKGYAVLTNCPYSGAYTSLEHQSLLYGLANAYEEKRLSQHDYSFLLAVSMTGRRPVQIRYLRFGDLGFTDNKESCSYYLDIPRVKQQGGKTFRKEFKRVMICKDFFDALNDQRNDVISWVNRTLGDIDEGLKSSLPLFPTYNRLALCSSSDISSYHDKDFLHVTSRSINNIMFKLNSTVIAHSERTGDRLIIGCTRLRRTFATNLAEEGFGPMVIAEALDHSDTQQVGVYARSENEIAKVVDEVMAPVLAPLAMAFAGTLVESERDAVRGNDPHSRVKLNTDISVGNCGNNKFCADGWKSCYLCKRFQPWLYGPHQQALDELHKERRDQEDAGVSKKVISASDRVLLAITQVIQMCATRKAEFKTFEGEYRHE from the coding sequence ATGACGAAAACTAAACTACATGCAGCGTCAAGCAGCGCATTGTTACTACAAACATCGTCGGCAGGTTACGAGTTTGATGAAAATAGCAACATATGGATGCTAGATGGCTCCATCAGCATAAAGCTCAGTTTCCTATCAGAATTAGAGGTTGAGGAAAGAACTTCCGAGGGGTTCAGAAAGTCTCTATCCCGCTTTGCGCAAGAGCTTTCTTCCGGTTACTGCGATTCCATTATCAATCGGGCCAAAAAATTCTTTAGGGTCACGGGGTCAAAAGATTTTTCTGCGGAAGCCTTGTCTAGTTTTCGATCTAAGCTAGATGACGAGCATCTTTGGGAGTTGGGCGCACTTAGAAGCTTTCTGGAGAGTTGGTATGAGTGGCAATTTTCCGGTATTACTAGGAAAGAGATCGAATATTTAGACGGGTTGAGAATAAAAGGCTGCGTTAAGGGGTATGCCGTACTGACGAACTGTCCTTATTCCGGCGCATATACTTCGTTGGAGCATCAGTCGCTGTTGTATGGCTTAGCGAATGCATATGAGGAAAAACGTCTATCACAGCACGACTACAGTTTCCTGCTGGCAGTCAGCATGACTGGAAGGCGGCCAGTTCAGATTCGTTATTTAAGATTCGGTGATCTTGGCTTTACGGACAACAAGGAATCGTGCTCCTATTATCTGGACATACCTAGGGTTAAGCAGCAGGGAGGGAAGACTTTTCGAAAGGAATTCAAGCGTGTAATGATCTGTAAAGACTTTTTTGATGCACTGAACGATCAACGAAATGACGTTATCTCCTGGGTTAATCGCACTCTTGGAGATATCGATGAGGGATTAAAATCGTCGTTGCCACTATTCCCAACTTATAATCGCTTGGCTTTGTGCTCGTCCTCGGATATCTCTTCCTATCATGATAAAGATTTCCTGCATGTAACTTCGAGATCAATAAACAATATTATGTTCAAACTCAATTCAACTGTGATTGCGCATAGCGAGCGTACGGGTGATCGATTGATCATTGGTTGTACTCGTTTGAGAAGAACATTTGCGACAAATTTGGCTGAAGAGGGATTCGGGCCGATGGTTATCGCTGAGGCTCTTGATCACAGTGATACGCAGCAGGTTGGTGTATACGCGCGATCAGAGAATGAAATCGCGAAGGTGGTTGATGAGGTGATGGCCCCGGTTTTGGCTCCTTTGGCCATGGCATTCGCAGGAACATTGGTAGAGTCAGAAAGAGATGCGGTTCGGGGCAATGATCCCCATAGCAGGGTGAAGCTGAATACTGATATTTCAGTTGGAAATTGCGGTAACAATAAGTTCTGTGCGGATGGCTGGAAAAGTTGCTACCTATGCAAGAGATTTCAGCCATGGCTGTATGGACCTCACCAACAGGCACTCGATGAATTGCACAAGGAGAGGCGTGATCAGGAGGATGCTGGCGTATCTAAAAAGGTCATCAGTGCGTCAGACCGAGTGTTGCTTGCGATTACGCAGGTGATTCAAATGTGCGCAACTAGGAAGGCGGAATTCAAAACGTTCGAGGGTGAGTACCGTCATGAGTAA
- a CDS encoding single-stranded DNA-binding protein, translating to MSVNKVILIGRLGKDPETRYMPNGEAVTNATLATSENWKDKSGVKQEKTEWHNLTFYRRLAEVAGEYLKKGSMIYVEGKLQTRKWQDKEGKDRYTTEILVNEMTMLGGKSTGGSFEVMDDQPSQQSQPARSQAPSAPRSAPAPAASQARNFDNFDDDIPF from the coding sequence ATGTCGGTAAATAAAGTGATTTTGATCGGCCGTTTAGGCAAAGACCCGGAAACGCGCTATATGCCTAACGGGGAAGCGGTCACCAATGCGACGCTGGCAACTTCTGAAAACTGGAAGGACAAGAGCGGCGTCAAGCAGGAAAAAACCGAATGGCATAACCTGACCTTCTATCGTCGTCTGGCGGAAGTCGCTGGTGAATACCTGAAAAAAGGCTCGATGATCTATGTCGAAGGTAAGCTGCAGACGCGCAAGTGGCAGGACAAGGAAGGCAAAGATCGTTACACCACGGAAATTCTGGTGAACGAGATGACCATGCTGGGCGGAAAATCAACCGGTGGCAGCTTTGAAGTGATGGACGATCAGCCGTCCCAGCAGTCTCAGCCTGCGCGTTCTCAAGCGCCATCGGCACCGAGATCAGCACCTGCGCCCGCTGCAAGTCAGGCACGCAATTTTGATAACTTCGACGACGATATTCCTTTTTAG
- a CDS encoding ArsR family transcriptional regulator — MDIIYEIRRRHSVQKQSVSTIAREMGLSRPTVRKHLNTVEEPKYARKQPVSPRLGEFESQLTAWLVEEAKLPRQRRRTAHRLFEGLQEIGYLGAYDSVQRFVKRKRPAAPPVRMSRFMQSV; from the coding sequence ATGGACATCATTTACGAAATCCGCCGACGCCATTCGGTACAAAAACAAAGCGTATCGACTATTGCTCGCGAGATGGGATTATCCCGCCCGACGGTACGCAAGCATCTCAATACCGTTGAGGAACCGAAATACGCACGGAAGCAGCCAGTCTCTCCCAGATTGGGGGAGTTCGAGTCACAGTTAACCGCATGGCTGGTTGAAGAAGCCAAACTCCCCAGGCAGCGCCGTCGCACCGCGCATCGCTTGTTCGAAGGGTTGCAGGAAATTGGTTATCTTGGCGCTTATGACAGCGTGCAGCGTTTCGTCAAACGTAAGCGTCCGGCCGCTCCACCTGTTCGGATGAGCCGGTTTATGCAGTCGGTTTGA
- a CDS encoding alginate O-acetyltransferase AlgX-related protein, producing MLINRKYLTILPAAAFVCLLIAGLVVSVISLKAVPQTEWAALKDADKILSGESTKRFTKLLNQHFVLGPTFSQIERGMLWNLTGDLGPSVRPGCADWLFLTDELQPHPDSENAAQFRTTLAAKLNSRLAERGIKLLMVIVPDKTRIESAHLCGLKRSERFAARVANWQSALEEQGVAALDLTQALAEQEGERYYHTDTHWNEAGANRSARVVASALRARHWAGDAGGEAVVLNTALTARPGDLVHLAGIDGLPAFLRPRVELAQVTVLPPLAQGSDDLFGEASAPTTTLIGTSYSRNSNFVPFLERHLGESVANEAKDGGDFAGAAIAYFGGVTFRSFAPRVVVWEVPERVIEMPVKEAERLWLASLLKARL from the coding sequence ATGCTGATTAATCGAAAATATCTGACTATCCTGCCCGCAGCCGCTTTTGTCTGCCTGCTGATTGCAGGACTGGTCGTATCGGTCATCTCCTTAAAGGCGGTCCCCCAAACGGAGTGGGCCGCGCTCAAAGATGCGGATAAAATCCTCTCGGGGGAGTCGACCAAACGCTTCACTAAATTATTGAATCAGCACTTCGTGTTGGGGCCAACTTTTAGCCAGATTGAGCGCGGCATGCTGTGGAATCTGACCGGCGATTTGGGGCCTAGTGTGCGCCCCGGGTGTGCCGACTGGCTGTTTTTGACCGACGAACTCCAGCCGCATCCCGACAGCGAAAATGCTGCCCAATTCAGGACAACACTGGCGGCAAAACTCAATAGCCGGCTGGCCGAGCGCGGCATCAAATTGCTGATGGTGATTGTGCCCGATAAAACACGCATCGAGAGCGCGCATCTGTGCGGATTGAAGCGGTCTGAGCGCTTTGCTGCCCGCGTTGCGAATTGGCAATCGGCTTTGGAAGAACAGGGTGTTGCAGCGCTGGACCTGACTCAAGCGCTGGCCGAGCAGGAAGGCGAGCGCTATTACCACACCGATACGCACTGGAATGAAGCGGGGGCCAACAGGTCGGCGCGGGTGGTTGCATCCGCCTTGCGCGCGCGCCATTGGGCGGGAGATGCGGGTGGCGAGGCGGTGGTGCTCAACACGGCACTGACGGCAAGGCCCGGGGATTTGGTGCATCTGGCAGGCATCGACGGGCTACCGGCCTTCTTGCGGCCTCGTGTCGAGTTGGCGCAGGTCACCGTGCTGCCGCCGCTGGCACAAGGGAGCGATGACTTGTTCGGCGAGGCCTCAGCCCCTACGACAACGCTGATCGGTACGTCTTATTCCAGAAACAGCAACTTCGTGCCGTTTTTAGAGCGCCATCTGGGAGAGTCGGTGGCCAATGAGGCCAAAGATGGCGGTGACTTTGCCGGTGCTGCGATCGCCTATTTTGGCGGCGTGACCTTCCGTTCCTTCGCACCCCGCGTGGTGGTCTGGGAAGTGCCGGAGCGCGTCATCGAGATGCCCGTCAAGGAAGCCGAGCGTCTGTGGCTGGCGAGTCTGCTCAAAGCCCGTTTGTAG